In a single window of the Flavivirga spongiicola genome:
- a CDS encoding RagB/SusD family nutrient uptake outer membrane protein: MKNIKYNIITWVSLVFVFTTSCNDILDETPDNRTTIDSIEKISELLVGAYPEGAYVPFLEPMSDNAGDKGPSAGNYRVNEEMFFWNDLNDTDEDTPTNYWNQAYEAIAQANQALVSIEELGGGSKFDAQRGEALLCRAYTHFMLVSIFSKAYDPATASSDLGIPYVLKPETILLGDYSRGTVAEVYANIQKDLEEGLQLITDDYTVPTFHFTKQAASAFASRFYLNMGEWQKVIDHSTLALGVGGAGVLRDWENEYRPRTYSEQVLRYASSTLEPANLLIVSAYSLYDRFHFRARYQLDSDKRDIIFPAANGTGQPWSYTVFGTGDLFYNIPKFDEYFKVTDQAANTGLPFVTFVLLTTDEALLNRAEAYAMLGQLDNAIADINMSYSVKTRSYNPASDALLVSDVATRFAVTEPTLYTPFYNIPAEALPFVNAVLTIKRTIFYNDGLRWFDNKRHNMAIEHIDFFGNSFLLPKGDNRRQIQIPETAQSFGIEANPR; encoded by the coding sequence ATGAAGAATATAAAATATAATATAATAACATGGGTTTCATTGGTATTTGTCTTTACAACATCTTGTAACGATATTTTAGATGAAACACCAGATAATAGAACCACGATCGATTCTATTGAGAAAATATCGGAGTTATTGGTTGGAGCCTATCCAGAAGGAGCTTATGTCCCGTTTTTAGAACCCATGTCTGATAATGCAGGAGATAAAGGTCCGAGTGCAGGGAACTATAGAGTCAATGAAGAAATGTTTTTTTGGAATGATTTAAATGATACAGACGAGGATACGCCAACCAATTATTGGAATCAGGCTTATGAAGCTATTGCACAGGCAAATCAAGCATTGGTCTCTATTGAAGAATTAGGAGGAGGTTCAAAGTTTGATGCCCAAAGAGGGGAAGCATTGTTATGTAGAGCTTATACACACTTTATGTTAGTTAGTATATTTTCAAAAGCTTATGATCCTGCAACTGCCAGTTCAGATTTAGGGATACCTTATGTCTTAAAACCAGAGACAATACTCCTGGGTGATTACAGTAGAGGTACGGTAGCGGAAGTATATGCTAATATCCAAAAAGATCTGGAAGAAGGTTTACAATTAATAACAGACGATTATACGGTTCCAACATTTCACTTCACAAAACAAGCAGCCAGCGCTTTTGCGTCACGCTTTTATTTAAATATGGGAGAATGGCAAAAAGTAATAGATCATAGTACATTGGCGTTAGGTGTTGGTGGAGCAGGTGTGCTGAGAGATTGGGAGAATGAGTATCGACCTCGCACGTATTCAGAACAAGTTTTAAGATATGCATCATCCACTTTAGAACCGGCAAATTTGTTAATAGTATCCGCATACTCTTTGTATGATAGGTTCCACTTTAGAGCTAGATACCAATTAGATTCAGATAAGAGAGATATTATTTTTCCAGCTGCCAATGGAACGGGGCAACCTTGGTCTTATACAGTATTTGGAACTGGAGATTTGTTTTATAATATTCCAAAATTTGATGAATATTTTAAAGTAACAGACCAAGCAGCAAATACAGGTTTACCTTTTGTGACTTTTGTATTATTAACTACAGACGAAGCTTTACTAAACAGAGCAGAAGCTTATGCGATGTTAGGGCAGTTAGATAATGCGATAGCAGATATTAATATGTCTTATTCAGTAAAGACACGTTCCTATAACCCAGCTTCAGATGCGTTATTGGTTTCGGATGTAGCAACACGATTCGCAGTAACAGAACCAACTTTGTATACGCCTTTTTATAATATACCTGCGGAAGCTTTACCTTTTGTGAATGCCGTATTAACCATAAAAAGAACCATTTTTTATAATGACGGCTTAAGGTGGTTTGATAATAAAAGACACAATATGGCGATTGAACATATAGACTTTTTTGGAAATAGTTTCTTATTACCAAAAGGAGATAACAGAAGGCAAATTCAAATACCGGAAACAGCCCAATCTTTTGGTATAGAAGCTAACCCTAGATAA
- a CDS encoding SusC/RagA family TonB-linked outer membrane protein yields the protein MKSLTVFLVLFSLYSFSNSYSQNKKLRIEIKEGTLMNMIESIENQSEFVFIYNDEVLPELLKALGNIQIKNKSIYKVLDRVLNKEKLIYSINERQVILNKKEEILQQQISGKVTGADGLPLPGVNIIIEGTSRGAQTDFNGVYSINASEGEILKVSFIGMKTQFITVGSNTTIDIVMEEDLEDLDAVVITGYQNVRRELFTGASQTIKAKDIKLDGVADISRALEGRAAGVNVQNVTGTFGASPRITIRGSSSILGDTKPIWIIDGVIQEEIVSLSLSDLVSGDPNTLLSSAVAGLNASDVESFEILKDASATALYGARALNGVVVITTKTGKKNQKPAFNYSAEFAVRDIPRYSNYDLLNSQETVSIYREMESKGFLNLPDSFQGRYGGIYNIMYRAINNFDPTTGQFQLENTPEAKARFLQQFELANTNWFKTLFNQTPTQTHTLSFSSGSETSTSYASLGYFTDGGWTIADRVRRITGNLRNSYYLLDDKLKITTQLQGSIRNQLAPGTFARQENNVNGSFTREFDINPFSYALNTSRAIRPRDNNGNLEYSRYNWAPFNILDEIRNNSLELNVTDIKFQGQAEYEINDNLTYNFLGSARYATSNSDHSVTENSNVAAAYRANETTLVQDANTFLFTDPDEPNSRPRVVLPVGGILTTGKNTLVTYTFRNAIDYTKRFNDDLHGIRIYGGQEYRYTDRAQSSNTGYGYQFSRGGTVFTDPDILKKAILEGNDYFSASETRQREVSFFANVTYDFDKKYVLNVTGNYEGSNRAGKSSESRWLPTYTIGGKWNIDKEDFIKNSGVISSLAFRPSYGLVGLLADNVSNNLPVFRNQITDRLNPNDRENFIDIEDLQNTELTWEKTLELNLGLDVGFLNNRILLNFDAYFRKGEDLIDLIRTSGVGGESLKFGNNSEMTTNGIEFQLNTVNIDTDDFSWKTGFNISHFNQEITSLKQKPNVFDLVVGTGRGNAVGFPRGSLFSYKFEGLNEFGLPTFFLNDPDLDSISDIDFQETDDILDYLVYEGPTEANVSGGLANNFKYKNWDLSFFISFSAGNKIRLAPSYASEYNDLDVFPREFINRWLVPGDENTTKVPVIASQSLIQAYGENDLRRAYNAYNYSTERVADGDFVRMKNISLGYSFDKQTLDQLGVSSFRLSLQSTNPFLIYSDSKLGGQDPEFFRSGGVAYPISRMFTFSLNIGF from the coding sequence ATGAAGAGTCTTACCGTCTTTTTAGTCCTATTCTCATTGTATTCTTTTTCAAATTCATATTCTCAAAATAAAAAATTGAGAATAGAAATTAAGGAAGGGACATTAATGAATATGATTGAGTCTATAGAAAACCAAAGTGAATTTGTATTTATTTACAATGATGAAGTATTGCCCGAATTGCTAAAAGCTTTAGGTAATATCCAAATTAAAAATAAATCTATTTATAAAGTCTTAGATAGAGTTTTAAATAAAGAAAAGCTTATTTACTCTATAAATGAACGCCAAGTAATTTTAAATAAAAAGGAAGAAATTCTGCAGCAACAAATCTCCGGAAAAGTTACTGGGGCTGATGGTTTGCCATTACCAGGTGTCAACATAATAATTGAAGGAACATCAAGAGGTGCTCAAACAGATTTTAATGGGGTTTATTCCATCAATGCGAGTGAAGGAGAGATTCTAAAGGTTAGTTTCATTGGTATGAAAACACAATTCATAACAGTCGGTAGTAATACTACTATTGATATTGTTATGGAGGAAGATTTAGAAGATTTGGATGCGGTAGTAATAACCGGTTATCAAAATGTAAGAAGAGAATTGTTTACAGGAGCATCGCAAACCATTAAAGCCAAAGATATTAAACTTGATGGTGTCGCCGATATATCAAGAGCTCTTGAAGGAAGGGCTGCTGGTGTAAATGTGCAAAACGTTACAGGAACATTTGGAGCTTCACCCAGAATTACTATTAGAGGGTCTTCATCTATTTTAGGAGATACAAAACCTATCTGGATTATTGATGGTGTTATTCAAGAAGAAATTGTTAGCTTGTCATTGTCAGATTTGGTATCGGGAGATCCAAATACATTATTAAGTTCGGCAGTTGCTGGATTAAATGCTTCGGATGTTGAGAGTTTTGAGATTCTTAAAGATGCATCGGCGACGGCGCTTTATGGAGCTAGAGCACTAAACGGTGTTGTTGTTATTACAACAAAAACAGGTAAAAAAAATCAGAAACCAGCATTTAATTACTCAGCAGAATTTGCTGTAAGAGATATTCCCAGATATAGTAATTATGATTTATTAAATTCACAGGAAACTGTTTCTATTTATAGAGAAATGGAGTCTAAAGGGTTTTTAAATTTGCCAGATTCTTTTCAGGGAAGGTATGGAGGAATCTATAATATCATGTATAGAGCTATTAATAATTTTGACCCAACAACGGGACAATTTCAACTAGAAAATACACCCGAGGCCAAAGCACGTTTTTTACAACAGTTTGAATTAGCAAATACCAACTGGTTTAAAACCTTGTTCAATCAAACGCCAACGCAAACGCATACATTAAGTTTTTCTAGTGGTAGTGAAACGTCTACCTCATATGCTTCTCTTGGCTATTTTACAGATGGCGGGTGGACCATTGCCGATAGAGTTAGGAGAATTACAGGAAACTTAAGAAATTCGTATTACCTACTTGATGATAAACTAAAAATTACGACGCAATTACAAGGTTCTATTAGAAATCAATTAGCACCAGGTACTTTTGCAAGGCAAGAAAATAATGTAAATGGTTCTTTTACCAGAGAGTTTGATATTAATCCGTTTAGTTATGCATTAAATACCAGTAGAGCCATTCGACCAAGAGATAATAATGGTAATTTAGAATATTCACGCTATAATTGGGCACCGTTTAACATTTTAGATGAAATCAGGAATAACTCTTTAGAGTTGAATGTCACAGATATTAAATTTCAAGGACAAGCAGAGTATGAAATAAATGACAATTTAACGTATAACTTTCTAGGTTCTGCAAGATATGCAACATCTAATAGTGACCATTCTGTAACAGAAAATTCTAATGTGGCGGCGGCATATAGAGCTAATGAGACTACCTTAGTTCAAGATGCCAATACATTTTTATTTACAGACCCGGATGAACCAAATTCCAGACCTAGAGTCGTATTACCAGTAGGGGGTATTTTAACAACTGGAAAAAATACACTGGTTACCTATACTTTTAGAAATGCTATTGATTATACTAAACGATTTAATGACGATCTTCATGGTATAAGAATATATGGAGGTCAGGAATATAGGTATACAGACAGAGCGCAAAGTTCTAATACAGGTTATGGCTATCAATTCTCTCGTGGAGGTACTGTTTTTACAGATCCAGATATCTTAAAAAAGGCCATTTTAGAAGGGAATGATTATTTCTCAGCATCCGAGACCAGACAACGTGAAGTTTCTTTCTTTGCAAATGTTACTTACGATTTTGATAAAAAATATGTTTTAAATGTAACAGGTAATTATGAAGGATCAAACAGAGCAGGGAAATCTTCTGAATCAAGATGGTTGCCAACCTATACTATAGGAGGTAAATGGAATATAGATAAAGAGGATTTTATTAAAAATTCAGGTGTCATTTCTAGTTTGGCATTCAGACCGAGTTATGGACTTGTTGGTCTTTTAGCTGATAATGTTAGTAATAACTTGCCTGTTTTTAGAAATCAAATTACAGACAGATTAAACCCTAATGATCGTGAAAACTTTATAGATATTGAAGATTTACAAAACACCGAGTTAACATGGGAAAAAACCTTAGAGTTAAATTTAGGTTTGGATGTTGGATTTTTAAATAATAGGATTTTATTAAACTTTGACGCTTATTTTAGAAAAGGTGAAGATTTAATCGACCTAATTAGAACCTCAGGTGTTGGGGGCGAATCGCTTAAGTTTGGTAATAATTCTGAAATGACTACAAACGGAATCGAGTTCCAATTAAATACAGTCAATATAGATACTGATGATTTTAGTTGGAAAACAGGTTTTAATATTTCACATTTTAATCAAGAAATCACTTCGCTTAAGCAAAAACCAAATGTATTCGATTTAGTTGTTGGTACAGGTAGAGGTAATGCTGTTGGTTTTCCTCGCGGATCCTTGTTTTCATATAAATTTGAAGGACTTAATGAATTTGGATTACCAACTTTTTTCTTAAATGATCCGGATTTAGACTCAATTTCTGATATTGATTTTCAAGAAACTGACGATATTTTAGATTATTTAGTTTATGAAGGACCTACAGAAGCTAATGTATCTGGTGGACTTGCTAATAATTTTAAATATAAAAATTGGGATTTAAGTTTTTTCATATCATTTTCAGCAGGTAATAAAATCAGATTGGCACCATCTTATGCTTCAGAGTATAACGATTTAGATGTATTTCCAAGAGAGTTCATTAATAGATGGCTCGTACCTGGAGACGAAAATACGACTAAAGTACCAGTAATTGCTTCGCAAAGTTTAATACAAGCCTATGGAGAGAATGACTTAAGAAGAGCTTATAATGCCTATAATTATTCAACAGAAAGAGTTGCCGATGGTGATTTTGTTAGAATGAAGAATATATCATTAGGGTATTCTTTTGATAAGCAAACTTTAGATCAGTTAGGTGTATCATCTTTCAGATTAAGTCTACAAAGCACAAATCCGTTTTTAATCTATTCAGATTCTAAATTAGGAGGTCAGGATCCAGAATTCTTTAGATCAGGAGGTGTTGCTTACCCCATATCTAGAATGTTTACTTTCTCACTTAATATTGGCTTTTAA
- a CDS encoding DUF4302 domain-containing protein: MKKIYRNYWFICLALITLLSCNNDNGEVLFTDTPAERIAQKNGELLNLLLAEPQGYKGVYFPKNDEFGGFTFYMKFNADGTVQTTSDFDSETAIETSSYEVRFGTTAELIFTTRGHVQKLSNPSLPGAIGTGFKGTSVFQYFSNENGVITFRDVRNTDTGRFVFTPTGFTDFDTESVASVTASLANRENFVNSSAVTAFPFLSVENGANLDEYALNYNNVNIFANPTTQAEDGSVKDVEFGMAFTEDGIIINPPLEVNGVAFENFTFDDTSGFEYISTVDGATAKIGYGNVPVTPLDAYAFGVRRNRAWVNRDEPAKSSNAFNNFYTNYDNSLLANYGINIRFILFRSLNDGGQPYLHIFTTGGAFWYDINFTITDGIVVFTPTGATNASPGVTAILQPILDALLGGPSGFYLNSTGSLEGFSNRTFSMINVADPTMEINYWDQ; encoded by the coding sequence ATGAAAAAGATATATAGAAATTATTGGTTTATCTGTTTAGCCTTAATAACTCTTTTATCATGTAATAATGATAATGGAGAGGTGTTGTTTACAGATACACCAGCAGAAAGAATAGCACAAAAGAATGGAGAACTATTAAACTTGTTATTAGCGGAACCGCAAGGGTATAAAGGTGTTTATTTTCCTAAAAATGATGAGTTTGGAGGTTTTACATTTTATATGAAGTTTAATGCAGATGGCACAGTGCAAACAACATCGGATTTTGATTCGGAAACAGCTATCGAAACATCATCATACGAAGTGAGGTTTGGAACGACTGCAGAATTAATTTTCACAACACGAGGTCATGTGCAAAAGCTAAGCAACCCATCATTACCAGGAGCTATAGGTACGGGTTTTAAAGGAACTTCTGTATTTCAGTACTTTAGCAATGAAAATGGTGTGATAACTTTTAGAGATGTTAGAAATACTGATACAGGACGCTTTGTTTTTACACCAACAGGGTTTACTGATTTTGATACAGAAAGTGTGGCCAGTGTAACAGCTTCATTAGCTAACAGGGAGAATTTTGTAAACTCAAGTGCGGTTACGGCATTTCCTTTTTTAAGCGTCGAAAACGGTGCGAATTTAGATGAGTATGCGCTTAATTATAACAATGTAAATATTTTTGCAAATCCAACGACTCAAGCAGAAGATGGTTCTGTTAAAGATGTGGAGTTCGGTATGGCATTCACAGAAGATGGCATAATTATTAACCCGCCACTAGAAGTTAATGGGGTTGCTTTTGAGAATTTTACATTTGATGATACTTCAGGGTTTGAATATATTTCAACTGTGGATGGTGCGACTGCTAAAATAGGATATGGTAACGTTCCCGTGACACCATTAGACGCTTATGCGTTTGGAGTTCGAAGAAATAGAGCTTGGGTTAATAGAGATGAACCAGCTAAATCAAGTAATGCTTTTAATAATTTTTATACTAATTATGATAACAGTTTGTTAGCTAATTATGGTATTAATATTAGATTCATTTTATTTAGAAGTTTAAATGATGGTGGACAACCTTATCTTCATATTTTTACAACTGGAGGTGCTTTTTGGTATGATATTAATTTCACTATTACTGACGGAATTGTTGTATTTACGCCTACAGGTGCTACTAATGCTTCACCTGGGGTAACAGCTATATTGCAACCTATATTAGATGCCTTATTAGGCGGACCTTCAGGGTTTTATTTAAATAGTACGGGGAGCCTAGAGGGATTTTCTAATAGAACATTTTCCATGATTAATGTTGCCGATCCAACTATGGAAATCAATTATTGGGATCAGTAA
- a CDS encoding FecR family protein, whose amino-acid sequence MKLYSKYIENDSFLSWVYNPTPETTRFWQDYILKNPQEKEIINALKVILVDIKTDDIKLSEKEKEEIFTKLLNKIDNKNKPGKIFNLVKRTYKYVAILILVLIVTNVFINNDFETIDDFKFNTISEMPLDPIIKGNTQLIIGQGKPLLIDEKKSLIEYTKLGSIILNEKDTINNNIANEGEVVSFNKLIVPFGKRSKIILPDGSVVYLNAGTKFVFPDKFASNERKVFLSGEAFFEVVTNKEKPFIVKTIEEKVSVEVLGTKFNVSAYPVDSNILTVLTEGKVVVVEKNIFKTQRAILKPGQLASWNKNTEKVNVKEVNTDNYTLWTSGLLHFESESIVNIVRKIERFYNVKIVFENISDAKNINVSGKLDLNDKIEQTLENLTITTEFKFEIINDNKYILK is encoded by the coding sequence ATGAAGCTTTATTCTAAGTATATAGAAAATGATTCTTTTCTAAGTTGGGTATATAATCCAACGCCAGAAACAACTAGGTTCTGGCAAGATTATATTCTTAAGAATCCACAAGAAAAAGAAATAATTAATGCCTTAAAAGTAATTTTAGTAGATATAAAAACTGATGATATAAAGCTTTCAGAAAAAGAAAAGGAAGAAATATTTACTAAACTTTTAAATAAAATCGATAATAAAAACAAACCAGGTAAAATATTCAATTTAGTTAAAAGAACATATAAATATGTTGCGATATTAATTTTGGTATTAATAGTTACAAATGTGTTTATTAATAATGATTTCGAAACGATCGATGATTTCAAATTTAATACTATAAGTGAAATGCCTTTAGATCCAATAATAAAAGGAAACACCCAATTAATTATTGGGCAAGGGAAGCCATTATTAATTGATGAAAAAAAGTCTCTAATTGAATATACTAAGTTGGGAAGTATTATTTTAAACGAAAAAGATACTATAAATAATAATATAGCAAATGAAGGAGAAGTCGTATCTTTTAATAAATTAATTGTACCTTTTGGGAAGCGAAGCAAAATAATATTACCAGACGGTTCGGTGGTGTATCTAAATGCAGGAACTAAGTTTGTTTTTCCTGATAAGTTTGCTTCTAATGAGAGGAAGGTTTTTCTTTCTGGAGAAGCATTTTTTGAAGTAGTAACAAATAAGGAAAAACCATTTATTGTGAAAACTATTGAAGAGAAAGTTTCAGTAGAAGTGTTGGGAACAAAGTTTAATGTGTCTGCTTATCCAGTAGATTCAAATATTTTAACAGTACTGACAGAAGGGAAAGTTGTCGTAGTAGAAAAAAATATATTTAAAACTCAAAGAGCAATTTTAAAGCCTGGACAATTAGCTTCATGGAATAAAAACACAGAAAAAGTTAATGTTAAAGAAGTTAATACAGATAACTACACATTATGGACTTCAGGGCTTTTACATTTTGAGAGCGAATCCATAGTAAATATTGTTAGAAAAATAGAACGTTTTTATAATGTGAAAATAGTTTTTGAGAATATATCTGATGCAAAAAATATAAACGTAAGTGGAAAACTAGATTTAAATGATAAGATAGAACAGACACTTGAAAATCTAACGATTACAACAGAATTTAAATTCGAAATAATAAATGATAATAAATATATATTAAAGTAA
- a CDS encoding putative porin, with protein sequence MKKLFFALFLICFFNQLDAQTIPEKGGRVDDKRTLEPQDTISRIERENRSFKDSKDSKDLKAKIQDYLIISHENDTTFVDTTLTIQKEYKFNYLRRDNFGLIPFSNLGQTYNSLTHDFQNTSLMPSFGARARHFNYMEVEDINYYRVPTPLTELFYKSAFEQGQLVDSFFTVNTSPQINFSIAYKGLRSLGKYQHILTSTGNFRFTANYRTKNNRYSVRGHMVTQDLLNQENGGLKDDPSVANFETGLEEFLDRSILEVNFENAESILRGKRFHLEHTYKIIKKKDSLSKNKLSLGHVISFEDKYYQYDQLAANTFFGDAFKNVVKDRATLENFYNQVQLNYSNNIIGDLQFNITNNNYNYGYDKLVLLNGNTITNRLKGDIFSAGGKYHKQYKGFDLQGELGINVSGDFDGNFLRAKATFKLNDDISAIASVNHSSKAPNYNTLLYQSDYIGYNWQNNFNNTETEQLAFQLKSKKIANISADYSTISDYVYFKKDETSNQVQAFQNSKSINYLRVKLDREIKVGKFALNNTILYQNVKDKDSTLNVPEFTIRNTLYFSSHLFKKAMFLQTGITLNYFTKYYMNAYNPLLAEFYVQTEREYGDFPRLDFFINAKIRQTRIYLKAEHFNSSLTGYNFYSAPNNPYRDFTVRFGVVWNFFL encoded by the coding sequence ATGAAGAAACTATTTTTTGCCCTTTTTTTAATATGCTTTTTTAATCAATTAGATGCTCAAACAATACCTGAAAAAGGAGGGAGAGTAGATGATAAGAGAACTTTAGAGCCACAGGATACCATTAGCAGAATTGAAAGAGAAAATAGAAGTTTTAAAGACTCTAAGGATTCTAAAGATCTAAAAGCTAAAATTCAGGACTACTTAATAATCTCTCATGAGAATGACACGACATTTGTAGATACCACCCTAACCATTCAAAAAGAGTATAAGTTTAATTACTTAAGAAGAGACAATTTTGGTTTAATACCATTTTCAAATTTAGGCCAAACATATAATAGTTTAACTCATGATTTTCAAAATACCAGCTTAATGCCTAGTTTTGGTGCTCGGGCGAGACACTTCAATTACATGGAGGTTGAAGATATTAATTACTATCGTGTACCAACACCACTAACAGAACTGTTTTATAAAAGCGCTTTTGAACAAGGGCAATTGGTAGATTCATTCTTTACAGTAAATACATCACCACAAATCAATTTTTCAATAGCGTATAAAGGATTGCGTTCATTAGGTAAATATCAACATATATTAACCAGCACAGGTAATTTTAGATTTACAGCAAATTATAGAACTAAAAATAACCGCTACAGTGTTAGGGGGCATATGGTAACGCAAGATTTACTCAACCAAGAAAATGGAGGACTCAAAGATGATCCAAGTGTAGCGAATTTTGAAACTGGATTAGAAGAATTTTTGGACCGTTCTATCTTAGAGGTGAATTTTGAAAATGCGGAAAGCATATTAAGAGGGAAACGTTTTCATTTAGAGCACACTTATAAAATTATCAAGAAAAAAGATTCGTTATCAAAAAACAAACTTAGCTTAGGTCATGTAATATCATTTGAAGATAAATACTATCAATATGATCAATTAGCGGCAAATACCTTTTTTGGGGATGCGTTTAAAAATGTTGTTAAAGATCGAGCAACGTTAGAAAACTTTTATAATCAAGTACAATTAAATTATAGTAATAATATTATTGGTGATTTACAATTTAATATAACAAACAATAATTATAACTATGGTTATGATAAATTGGTATTATTAAATGGAAATACAATAACTAATAGATTAAAAGGAGATATATTTTCGGCTGGAGGTAAGTATCATAAACAATATAAAGGCTTCGATTTACAGGGAGAGTTAGGTATAAATGTCTCCGGTGATTTCGATGGTAATTTCTTAAGGGCAAAAGCAACTTTTAAGCTCAACGACGATATATCTGCAATAGCATCGGTTAATCATAGTTCAAAAGCACCAAATTATAACACCTTATTATATCAAAGTGATTATATAGGTTATAATTGGCAAAACAATTTTAATAATACAGAAACAGAGCAATTAGCATTTCAATTAAAATCTAAAAAAATAGCAAATATTTCGGCCGATTATTCTACGATTAGCGATTATGTTTATTTTAAAAAGGACGAAACGAGCAATCAAGTACAGGCGTTTCAAAATAGCAAATCAATAAATTATTTAAGAGTTAAATTAGATAGAGAAATAAAGGTAGGTAAGTTTGCCTTAAACAATACCATATTATACCAAAACGTAAAAGACAAAGACAGTACATTGAATGTGCCGGAATTTACAATCCGTAATACGTTGTATTTTTCCAGTCATTTATTTAAAAAAGCCATGTTTTTGCAAACTGGAATAACTCTCAATTATTTCACTAAGTATTATATGAATGCTTATAATCCATTGTTAGCAGAATTTTATGTGCAAACAGAAAGAGAATATGGGGACTTCCCGCGTTTAGATTTCTTTATAAACGCAAAAATTCGACAAACTAGAATTTATTTAAAAGCCGAACATTTTAATTCATCCTTGACAGGATATAATTTTTATTCGGCACCAAACAACCCGTATAGAGATTTTACTGTACGCTTTGGTGTTGTTTGGAATTTCTTTTTATAG
- a CDS encoding substrate import-associated zinc metallohydrolase lipoprotein, translating into MKQYIYLVIAVFSITFVVSCSDSENSVGESQIDTSTPQLSELDVWLRSTFVAPYNIEVQYEWDINQTDIDRYLHPPLESSVKPVAEALLKTWIEPYSTVGGNDFVRKIAPRQFTFVGSFNFNPTSPTITLGLAEAGTKITLFNIDFLDFTDINSIKQPLKTVQHEYGHILNQNIPVDPAYGQINPADYTAQWFNRTDAEARELGYITAYGSSQEGEDFVEMVSEMLTNSKADFDALINGITNPQAQSILRLKESMVVDYYKTNFNIDIYELQALTEAATLELVN; encoded by the coding sequence ATGAAACAATATATTTATTTAGTTATTGCTGTATTTTCAATCACTTTTGTAGTGTCTTGCAGCGATAGTGAAAATAGTGTTGGCGAAAGCCAAATAGATACAAGTACGCCCCAGTTATCAGAATTAGATGTTTGGTTAAGGAGTACTTTTGTAGCCCCTTACAATATTGAAGTACAATATGAGTGGGATATTAACCAAACAGATATTGATAGATATTTGCACCCCCCATTGGAGTCAAGTGTTAAACCAGTTGCCGAAGCATTATTAAAAACCTGGATAGAGCCGTACTCTACAGTTGGAGGTAATGATTTTGTAAGAAAGATAGCGCCAAGGCAATTTACTTTTGTAGGGAGTTTTAATTTTAACCCTACCAGTCCAACGATTACTTTGGGTCTTGCTGAAGCAGGTACAAAAATTACGCTGTTTAATATAGATTTTCTGGATTTTACAGATATAAATAGTATTAAGCAACCTCTAAAAACTGTACAACATGAATATGGACATATTTTAAATCAAAATATACCGGTAGACCCTGCTTATGGACAAATTAACCCAGCTGATTATACAGCACAATGGTTTAATAGAACAGATGCAGAAGCTAGAGAATTAGGTTATATCACGGCTTATGGATCTAGTCAGGAAGGCGAAGATTTTGTTGAAATGGTATCTGAAATGTTGACCAACTCCAAAGCAGATTTTGATGCCCTTATAAATGGCATCACTAATCCACAAGCACAAAGCATTTTGAGGCTTAAAGAATCTATGGTAGTAGATTATTATAAGACAAATTTCAATATTGATATTTATGAGCTGCAAGCTTTAACGGAAGCAGCAACTCTAGAACTAGTAAATTAA